The DNA sequence CTGCATGGAGAAACCGGCGACGACGAACCAGCCGCGGGAGCCGTTGGAGAGCGTGCCGATGCCCGGGATCAGCACCAGCACCAGCAGCACGATGGTGAACGCGAAACCGGCAAAAGCCATGCGACGCATGAACCGGACCGGCATCCGCAACGCCACGTAGCAGCCGACCAGCCCGATCACGGTCCACAGCACCTGCTTGCCGAAGATCCGCCACGCGGACCCGTCGGTGCCGTAGGACTCCACCCCGGAGGCCGACAGCACCATGATCAGGCCGAGCGTGGTCAGCAGCGCGGCCACGGCCACGATCAGATGGAACGACGTCATCGGCCGGCCCAGCCAGGCGCCGAACCGGGTGCGCGGCTCGGCCTTGACTGCCTTGTCCGGTGTTTCGGTGGAGGCGTCTGGGGCCCCGGCATCCCGCCGCAGCCGGGCCAGGATGCCGATCACACCGATCCCGCCGCGGAACGCGCAGCGGCGGCGAACGCGTCGCCCCGGGCGCCGTAGCCGGAGAACTGGTCGAAGGATGCCCCCGCCGGAGCCAGCAGCACCGTGTCACCGGGCCGGGCCAGGTCGCGGGCGGCGGCCACCACCGCGGTCATCACCCGTGAGCCGAGCGTCTCATCAGACCCATCAGCTACTCGCTTCACATGAGTAACTGGAGACACAGCAGTATCACCCATATCAATATCCTCGCCCGCCACAACGTGGACGACGGGGACATCCGGTGCGTGTCGTGATAACGCCTTGGCAACCTCGCCGCGATCTCGGCCGATCAGCACGGCCCCGGCCAGGTGAGGGGCAATTCTGGCGACGGTCGGGGCGATCGCGGCGCCCTTGAGCAGTCCGCCGGCCACCCAGATCACCCGCGGGTGGGCCAGCACCGACGCTTCAGCCGCGTGCGGGTTGGTGGCCTTGGAGTCGTCGACGTAGCTGACCCCGCCATCGACCACGACCAGTTCAGCGCGATGCCGCCCGACCTGGAACGACGCCAGCGCCTCGGCGATCGCCTGCGGGGGCACGTCGACGCTGCGGGCCAGCGCGGCCGCCGCCAGCGCGTCGAGGATCCCGACCGGGCCGGGCACCGGTATCGACGCCGCCGGGGCCAGCGCGACCTCGTCGGCCCCCTCCGCCACAAAGGCCCGGTCCACCAACATGCCGTCGATCACGCCGAGCTCACCGGGTTCCGGTTCGCCGAGCCGGAAACCCACCTTGACCGGGGCGGGCGCGGTGTCGCGCAGCGCCGCGGCATGCGCGTCGTCCATCCCGACCACCGCCACCCGGCCGGCCAGCGCGCGGGCCTTGTCGGCGGTGTAGGCGGCCATACTGCCGTGCCAGTCCAGGTGGTCCTCGGCGATATTGAGCACCGCGCCGGCCTCGGGGCGCAGCGACGGGGCCCAGTGCAGCTGGAAGCTGGACAGCTCGACGGCCAGCAGTTCGGATTCATGCGGCGGTCCTAGCTTCCGCTCTCCTCCGTCGAGCCTCGCTGAACCGCCGGCTGGCTCCCCCAGCACGTCCAGCACGGGGCTGCCGATGTTGCCGCACAACTGGGCACGCCGGCCCGCGGCAGACAACATGGCGTGCAGCATCGAGGTGGTCGTGGTCTTGCCGTTGGTGCCGGTCACCACGAGCCAGCGCCGCGGCGGCCCGTAGTGACCCGCGACGTCGAGGCGCCAAGCCAGCTCCACGTCACCCCAGATCGGCACCCCGGCCGCCGCGGCCGCGGCCAATACCGGTGTGTCCGGGCCGAATCCGGGGCTGGTGACCAGCAACGTGTAGCCGCTGATCTGCGCTGCGGCTTCCGTCGGGCTGCAGGTCGTGACCTCGGAATAGGCGCCCAGAGCGGCCGCGTTGTCGTCGCACAGCGTCACGTCCAGCCCGAAGGGCGTCAACGCCTTCACGATGGCACGGCCGGTGATGCCGGCCCCGGCGACGAGCACCCGCGCGCCGGCGGACAGCATGCCCAGCCCCGGTTCGGGCGTCATCTCAGCCGCCTACGGCGGTGAACCACTCGCCGTAGAACATGGAGACGCCCAATCCGCAGGCAATGGCGGTGAGCAGCCAGAACCGGATGATCACGGTGGTCTCAGCCCAGCCGGCCAATTCGAAGTGGTGATGGAACGGGGCCATCCGGAACACCCGGCGGCCGGTGCTGCGGAACGCCAGGATCTGGACGACCACCGAGGTGATCTCGGCGACGAAGAGCCCGCCGAGCACCACCGCGAGGATCTCGGTGCGGGTGGTGATCGACATGCCGGCGATCACGCCGCCCAGTGCCAGCGACCCGGTGTCGCCCATGAAGATCTTCGCCGGCGCGGCGTTCCACCACAGGAATCCGATGCAGGCGCCGGCGGTCGCGGCGGCGATCAGCGCCAGGTCCAGCGGATCGCGCACGTTGTAGCAGCCCAGTCCGGGTGCGATCGCGCAGGCGTTGCGGTGCTGCATCACGGTGATCAGCACGTAGGCGGCGCTGACCATCGCCATGGATCCGGCTGCCAGGCCGTCGAGGCCGTCGGTGAAGTTGACCGCGTTCGACCAGGCGCTGACGATCAGGATCACGAACAGCACGAATACCGCTGCGGGCAGTGTGACGGTGGCGATGTCGCGCACATAGGACAGTTGCAGGCTGCCCGGGGTCAGACCGGAACTGTTGCGGAAGCACAGCACCAGCAGACCGAACAGGGTGGCCGCGGTGACCTGCCCGACGGTCTTGGCGGTCTTGTTCAGACCGAGGTTGCGCGACCGCCGGATCTTGATCAGGTCGTCGAGGAAGCCGACGCCGCCCAGCGCGGTGGCCAACCCCAGGACCAGCAGGCCCGACGCAGTGGGCCCGGTGCCGTAGAAGACCAGGCCCGCCAGTTCCGCGGCCAGGTAGCCCGCCCAGATCCCGGCCACGATGGCCACGCCGCCCATCGACGGGGTGCCCCGTTTGCTCTGGTGGCTGGCCGGTCCGTCCTCGCGGATCTCCTGCCCGAATCCCTGCTTGGTGAACACCCGGATCAGTACGGGGGTCAGCAGGATCGCGACCAGCAGCGCGACTCCGGCAGCGATGAGGATCATTATCATCGGCGATCTCCTGGGTCTTCGCTGGTCAGCGCGTCAGCCAACGCGGTCAGACCCGCGGAGTTCGACGCCTTGACCAGTACCACGTCCCCCGCCTGCAGTTCGGCGCGCAACAGGGCCAGGGCGGCATCGACGTCGGGCACTGCGGTGGCTTCGGCGCCCCAGGATCCCTCCATCACTGCGCCGTGCAGCATCGCGCCCATCGATCTCCCTACTCCGACGACAATGAGACGAGACACATCTAAGCGCACCGCGAGCCGTCCGATGCGGTCATGCTCAGATATCGCGTCCTCGCCGAGTTCGGCCATCTGCCCCAGCACCGCCCAGCTGTGGCGCTTCTCCCCCGGATTCTCACCGCGGGCGATCCAGGCCAGCGCCTGCAGCGCCGCCCGCATGGAGTCGGGGTTGGCGTTGTAGGAGTCGTCGATCACGGTCACGCCGTCG is a window from the Mycobacterium sp. SVM_VP21 genome containing:
- the murD gene encoding UDP-N-acetylmuramoyl-L-alanine--D-glutamate ligase; this encodes MTPEPGLGMLSAGARVLVAGAGITGRAIVKALTPFGLDVTLCDDNAAALGAYSEVTTCSPTEAAAQISGYTLLVTSPGFGPDTPVLAAAAAAGVPIWGDVELAWRLDVAGHYGPPRRWLVVTGTNGKTTTTSMLHAMLSAAGRRAQLCGNIGSPVLDVLGEPAGGSARLDGGERKLGPPHESELLAVELSSFQLHWAPSLRPEAGAVLNIAEDHLDWHGSMAAYTADKARALAGRVAVVGMDDAHAAALRDTAPAPVKVGFRLGEPEPGELGVIDGMLVDRAFVAEGADEVALAPAASIPVPGPVGILDALAAAALARSVDVPPQAIAEALASFQVGRHRAELVVVDGGVSYVDDSKATNPHAAEASVLAHPRVIWVAGGLLKGAAIAPTVARIAPHLAGAVLIGRDRGEVAKALSRHAPDVPVVHVVAGEDIDMGDTAVSPVTHVKRVADGSDETLGSRVMTAVVAAARDLARPGDTVLLAPAGASFDQFSGYGARGDAFAAAARSAAGSV
- the mraY gene encoding phospho-N-acetylmuramoyl-pentapeptide-transferase, with product MIMILIAAGVALLVAILLTPVLIRVFTKQGFGQEIREDGPASHQSKRGTPSMGGVAIVAGIWAGYLAAELAGLVFYGTGPTASGLLVLGLATALGGVGFLDDLIKIRRSRNLGLNKTAKTVGQVTAATLFGLLVLCFRNSSGLTPGSLQLSYVRDIATVTLPAAVFVLFVILIVSAWSNAVNFTDGLDGLAAGSMAMVSAAYVLITVMQHRNACAIAPGLGCYNVRDPLDLALIAAATAGACIGFLWWNAAPAKIFMGDTGSLALGGVIAGMSITTRTEILAVVLGGLFVAEITSVVVQILAFRSTGRRVFRMAPFHHHFELAGWAETTVIIRFWLLTAIACGLGVSMFYGEWFTAVGG